The window CCCTTGTTGGCCAGAGGTCTGTCGGTTGATGACCGTGGCACTTTCGCTGCAACGGCAGCCTGCCTGGCCGTTATCCCCGTTCTTGTAGGTTTGGGCCTCCCGACTGCAGTGCGACGCCTTGTTGCGGGAGGAGCTGAGGCGGCAGCTGTTTTGGGTTCCGCGCGTATCTTGATAGCCATCGCGAGTGTCTTTAGTATCCTCCTAGGATGGCTTGCGGGGAGAACCTTGCTACCTGGCTTAACGGGCGCCGAGCATTGGGCGCTACTGGGTGCTTCCGCCTTAAGCGTTTTTCAAATCTCTTGGGTATGCGAGGCCACGTCGCTTTCCGCCCAACAGAAATTTCGCAAGCTGGCAATCGTGAACCTTCTCCAACAGATCGTATTCGTATCAAGCGTGGCGACGCTATTTTGCTTCGGGGAGTTGTCGCTACTGAGGGCAATTTTGTCGTTCAGTTTTGCTACGGTGATTACCGCGGCGGCGGCGCCCTCGATCGCACGGACTGGCCTTCGCCTGTCGCCCAGATTCGCTAAGCAACTTGCGCGTGACGGGCTTCGCTACACCGGGAGCGAAATTGTTGAGGTCGCGAACAATCGACTCGACCAAGTGTTGATGCTGCCCGTGATCGGGGCTATCCAGGCGGGGTACTACGCGGTGGCAGTAACTCTGTCATCTCTACTAGTTGGTGTCGGGCAGAGCTTTGCTGCCGGATCTTTTAAGCAGTTTATGCAGGACCCCTTTGGCACAGCGGAGATTAGGCGTACGTTGAGCACTGCAACCCTAGTGAGTCTTCTTGGCGCGGCCATGCTCACCTGCATCGCGCCGTTCGCAATCCCCTTGGTTTTCTCGAGTGCTTATCGAGAGGCAACGCCGGTTAGCCTTGTATCTCTGATTGGAGCCTTCACTGTGGTGCCCTCCTCCGTAGGCGCAGCGCTCATGCTCGCAAGGGATCGCGCGCGAGCTTTGATGCTTTGTCAGTCAACCGGACTCGCCTGCGGGATTGGAACACTTTATGTTCTAGGGCCTCCGTTTGGAGCAACGGGAGCCGCCGCGGCTTCGACCCTGGGGTACATAGCCGCTGCCATTGCCATATTCTGGAGTCTTCGGGTTCCAGTGCGATGTTGGATCCCGTCGCCGGCGACGTTCAGATCGGGAATATCCGTGTTCGTCTACGGAAGGTAGATCCTAAAAATGGTGGGGCAAGCAAGTAGCGGAGTCACTACCGTTTGTATCGTTGTCAATTACTTCTCTTCGACAATGATTGAGCGCTGCCTTGAGGCGATGCTGACAGAACTCCCGAACCGCATAGTCATCTACGACAATAGTTGTGACGAGTCAGAGTACCAAAATCTTGAAAGACTCAAACTCGGGTATCATAACCTGGAGGTTTTGCGTGGTGCGAAGAATCTGGGATTCGGGGCGGGCGTTAACGCTGCGATAGGCCACACCGCGCAATACGAACCATGCATCTTCTGGGTGCTTAATCCAGACGCTGTCCCACAACCTGGTTGCCTGAATGCGTTGCAAGAAGCGGTCGAGGCAAATGAGATGTGCCTTGTGTCATCAGTCGTATCATTTGGAGAAACCCCAACCGCGGATCAGAGTATTTGGTTTTATCGTGGCGGCTATGATCTGATCGCTGGAAAGGTATGGCACGACGATTTCCGCGCTCCTCTTAACAAAATGCTCGAAAGTCAACCCAAAACCTGGACGACGCCTTTCCTCCCAGGAACTTCGTTCGCTACCAATCTTGAGACGTGGGAGCGTCTTGGAGGTTTTCGGGAAGACCTATTTCTTTACTGGGAAGATGTCGAGCTGTGCGAAAGAGCGCAGAAGTCGAGTATCAAGACGCTTGTAGCCCGTGATGCTCTCGTATGGCACGGAGAGGGTGGGACAACAAATTTTGGCGAGGATGGCCACAGTAAGACTTACTATTACTGGATGAACAAGAATAGGTATGTGATTTCAGGTACACACAGCGGGCGCAAGTTTGTCGGCAACCCTGCGGTTGCATGGGAGACTTTCAAATGTATCTCCCGCCCCCTTTTGACTCCGCAGAAAGATCGATTAGGGAAGACCTGGTCGGCCATTCGCGGCACCAAAGACGGAATAATGGCACTGCTGTGGCCGCCAAGGCCATCCGAAGTAAGCAAGTAATTACGGAGGAGATCGCGCGAGTTGGGACTGGATCATATGAAGATACTGCAGATTGTGACTCAACTTGAGCGGGCAGGGGCTCAGACTTTCGCTGCCTGGCTGGAAAAGACCTTATCTGAGCCCGGTGCGGGGGTTTCCGCACAAACAAGATTCTTTTACCTTAAGCAAGAGAGCGATCTCTTCTCGGCCGTCAACTGCTATGTTAAAGGGAAGCCATCGAAGCCGGGTCAATTAATAGAAATGTTGCGGCTGTTTCGTCGAGATGTGAGCAGCTGCGATATTACCATTTGCCACACTCATTACTCGATAGCCCTTACGTATTTAATCTTAATGACCATACCTCGCAAGCGTCGGCCCAGTGTAATTTCCGTTCATCATTGGCCGCTTGACAGGTATCCTAATTGGGTGCAAGCGCTTCTAAGGTTCCGTTGGCTGCGTCCAAGAAGAGTTATCGAGGTGTCCGTCGCCGACGACCTAGTCGAAGGAAGCACGGTGATCTACAACCCGGTCCCTCGCGGCGAGAGCTTGCGTGACAGCGGTGCTGGGGTACTCGGCCCCAGTTTTGACCTTATTGCTGTCGCTCGCCACAGCCATGAGAAGGGTCTAGATACGCTCATCAATGCACTTGGGCGTCTACCGGATCGTCACCTGACGCTCTTCGGATCGGGAGCATTGACTGAGGACCTCGTAAAGCTCGCGCAGAACACTGGCGTCGCTTCTAGGGTGACTTTCGCTGGGTCACGACCGCGCCCCGATGTCCTGGGGGCAATGTCGCGATGCCGCACTCTCGTCATGCCTTCAAGATGGGAGGCCATGCCGATGTCTCTCTTGGAGGCGGTTTCCGTTGACTCCCCCATAGTATTAAGCGATATTGCCGCCCACCAGCGATTTATTGAATTTGGTGCAGGCGTGCCATTCAGAGTTGACGATGACGTCGACCTCGCCAATGCGATAGAAGCGTGTGGCCGGGCGGTGGTCCAGGCGCAACTGGTTAATGGTCGGAGCAGGCTTCGGGCGGAGCAGTCAGAGTCTGTAATTGGGCGGTCCTGGCTGTCACTGGTGAAGTCGCAAGGTGGGGTGGCGTGATGTCCCTCCAAAGAGGTCCCAAGTATCTGTACTACACTTTCGTGGCAATCGCCGTTTTCCTTGTGGGCATTCTTGTAGGAAGAAGTGCGCTTGGAGTTGTTCTCTTCGTACTGCTTGGCGCAGTGTTTCTGCTGTTGCTATTGCGGCCGATGCTCTGGTTCCACGTCACTCTCGTCTCGGCGTTCTTGGCGAGCCCGACATTGTTCCCGTATGGCTTACCCATTGGGGTCACCGTCTATGTATATGAACTGACCTTGGCGGGCAGTCTCATATTCGGGCTGCTTCTGCTGCGGCGACCTAAACATGCAAGCACATCTATGCCATGGGTGATTGAAAACAAACAGGTCACTACTTCTTTGAAGCTCTACTGGACGCCAATGGTTGCAGTGGTAATATTTGGCGTACTAAGTGGACTAATTAGAGGCTACGACAAGTTTGAAGTGCTAGGCGATATGCGCACCACATATGATGTTGCTGGCGGTGCTGCATTCGTTGTTTTAGCCGCAAGGTTGGGCTTCCTCAGGAAGCTAGGCCAGACCTGGCTGTACGTCATGATTGCTTCTGCCCTCCTGATTACTCTTTCGAGCGCGACGGGGTTCCCTCTGAATGGCCGTTCGCTGAGCGCCCAACTCTATCGGGCTGGAGGTGGGATGCTTGGTGCCCAAGCAAGTGCCAATCGTATTCTTACACCTACGACCGCCGCAGCCCTCGCAACTCTAGCTTTTATTGTTGCCGCCTCTGTGCGAGGTGTGCGCATTCCATATTCACAGAGCCTTCTGCGAGTGGCGACGATTGCTTGCATTTTGATTTCATTCTTCAGTTTCTCGCGGAATGCTCTTCTTGCGCTTGGGGCGTCACTGCTGACGGCTACTCTAGTGTGTCTCATTTCAGGTAAGTTCAAGATCGTCTTGAGGGCCAGCATGCGGGTGACGCTCATTGCCGTCGGAACGCTGGCAACATTTGCTGCGTTTGCTTTTTTGCCCCTGGGAAACTCTTTCGTTGGTGCTCAGATCTCCGCCTACTCAGAGAGAGTGGTAGATGGTCTGTCGCCTTCGTCGCGGGCTGATGACTCATCTACCCAGGATCGCTTGCAGGAGGATCGTTACATGGCAGCAGGTATCCGACAGCATTCGATTGTTGGATCAGGCTTCGGGTTTGCCTACAAACCTGCCATGGGTCCTGCAAATGAGTTTGCTGCCGACCAAGGCCGTTTCTATGCTCATAATTTCCATCTGTGGGTTCTACTCAAGACGGGAGTATTAGGTCTCGGCGCGTGGACTTTGCTGAACCTAGGTCTGACCGTTAGAGCGATGATGGGTTGGGATAGCGGACTTGGTGTTGCGCTGGCGGGAACCTCGGTGGCCTTTCTTGCCGTTATGGCAGTTTCTCCCACGCCTTTGGACTTCCCGGGATCGCTGTTATATGGGCTTCTTGTTGGCCTCCTCTTGATAGTTGGGAATCGAGGGAAGTCGACGCTTCCAATGGTTCGTGCTCGTTCGTCGCAGCTGGCTAGGTTGTAGAACTTCTTTTGAAATGATGTGCCGTGTGTTGGCTCTTCGTGTTCGGGAGTCCAAGCGGTGTTGCCCCGGTAATGAGGCAGAGGTCGAGGTCTGCGGGAGCGGGTAAGTCTCACGCCAGCCGCCGAGAGGACCTCGACGTCTTCGACGCTTAGTACTGCAGCCGTAGATCGTTACTGAGCGTGGGACCCGATGACCAGCAGGAACGGTCGCCGCGCCAGCATCGGTAGGTGTGTGGACTACTGACGAAAACGCGACGACCGCATGGCCAGCGTAGGAGTGGCCGCCTTCGCGCGGCACCTGGACGACCTCGGGAGGCGGATCGCTGAGCATGCTGCGCGGCCCGAGACCCGTGAGCGGATCCCGAAGGTCATCGCCGCACTCGCCGCGGACCTGCCGACCAAGAACGCCTGGACGATCGCCGAGCACGCCGGGGAAGACGACCCCCACGGAGTGCAGCACCTGCTGAACCGGGCCTCCTGGGATGAGGACGTCGCCAGCGAACAGCTGGCCGGCTTCATCGCCGACTACCTCGCCGACCCAGACGCGATCCTGATCGGCGATGAGACCGGGGACATCAAGAAGGGCACGGCCACCGTCGGGGTACAGCGCCAGTACACCGGCACCGCGGGTAGGACCGAGAACGCCCAGGTCGCGGTGTACCTGGCCTACGCCACACCTCGCGGTCACGCCCTGGTCGACCGGGAGGTGTACCTGCCGGCCTCCTGGACCGAGGACCGGGGACGGTGTGAGCGGGCCGGTGTGCCGCAGGAGGTGGATTTCGCCACCAAGCCGACGCTGCTGGGCGACATGGTCGAACGCGCCCTGGCCGGCGGCCTGCCGGCCTCGTGGGTGACGGCCGATGAGGCCTACGGCGGGGACCCGAAGCTGGCCAGGCGCCTGGAAACCCTGTCCGATGCGCGCGTCCAGGACGACGAGCAGGGCCTGGGGTACGTGCTGGCGATCTCCGCCACGCGCAAGGTGCCGATCACCGCGACGACGTCGCGGCCCGCGTCGCGGGTGGCAGCTGACCTGCCCAAGCGGTCCTGGCAGAGGCGCTCGGCCGGCGCTGGTGCGCACGGTCAGCGGGTGTACGAGTGGGCCCAGGTGGACCTGCACCCGCGGATCACCGAGAAGCCGAACTCCGCGCCACGGGTCGGTGGCAAGGACGGGCGGCCGACGCACTCGAAGGCGTGGGCGGCGATGCTGGAACGCACCACCGAGCGTGCCCGGGCCCGCGGGCATCGGTGGTGGCTGCTGGTGCGCCGCAACCCCAGAACCGGCGAGATGGCGTACTACTTGGCCTTCGCGCCGAGGCCGGTGCCGCTGGCGGCGTTGGTGGCGGTGGCGGGGCGGCGCTGGGCGATCGAGGAGTCCTTCCAGGCGTCCAAGGGTCTGACCGGCCTGGATGAGCACCAGGTGCGCCGGTGGACTTCCTGGCGGAGGTGGACGTTGCTGGTGATGGCCGCCCACGCGGTGCTGGCGATCGCGACGCTGACCGCCAGGGCCCGCGACCGTGACGTCGCTCGACGTGAGGGACTGATCCCGTTGACGTGCGCGGAGATCCGCCGGCTGGTCGTCGCTGCGGCACATCGCGTGGTCGAGGTGGCCTTCATCGAGGCCTGGTCCTACTGGAGACGCCGGCACCAAGACAGAGCCCGGACCAGCCACTACGCCGCCCGGGGGCAGGTCCCGCCGACGAAATGATCTACGGCTGCAGTACTAAGAACGTCGAAAGTCAGCGGACGGTGTCGCCGAGGGCGGCCGCGGGGTTCTGCGCCAGCCAGGTCGCGGCATCGTCGTCCTTGAGAGAGGCCCATAGGGGCGCACCGGCGGCCTGGTCCAGGTAGACGACGGACGCGGAGCCCTCCCTGCCCGTGGCGGGGTTGGCCAGGGGAGCGGTGAGGAAGGCGACCTTGTCTCGCTGGAGGCCGCGCATGTCCCATGCGAGGGAGACGAGCTGGGTGTCGCCGAGGCCGTCGTCGGTGCGCACCCAGGCGGCGACCTCGCGGACCACGGAGGCAGCGCGGATCGGGTCCTGCAGCAGCCCCTTGCCCGCGACTCCCTTGAGCACCGCGCGGATCCAGTTCTGCTGGCGGTGCATCCTGTCGAAGTCTCCGCTGGGCAGGGTCTTGCGCTGGCGCACGTACTCCAGGGCCTGCTCGCCGGTCATGGTGGAGCAGCCGGCGGGCACGGTGCCGATGCCGTCCGTGACGGTCTGCGGCACGCAGATGTCCACGCCGCCCAGGGCGTCGGTGATGTGGGCGAAGCCGACGAAGTCGATGGCGACCACGTGGTCGATGCGCAGCCCGGTGAGCTGCTCCACGGTGTGCACCGCCAGCGGGGCGCCGCCGTAGCTGTACGCCGCGTTGATCTTCGTGGTGCCGTAGCCGGGCACCGGTACCCAGGAGTCGCGGGGGATCGAGATGAACTGGGCGTTGGTGCGGTCGGCGGACAGGTGCAGCACCGCGAGGACGTCGGAGCGCTGGCCGCCGCGCGTCCAGTCGTCGGTGTCGCCGTCGGAGGCGCGGCTGTCCGAGCCGATCACCAGGATGTTCATCGGGCTGGCGGGCGCACTGGGAGCAGATGGTGCGGCGGTGGGGCGGTCGGCGGCGGGGATCGCCGCGAAGGGGTCGCCGAGGTGCTGGACGGTCGTCGCCGACCGTGCGAGCTGGACGGCGGTGACCGCTCCGGTGACGACCAGCACGAGCGCCATGAGCATGACCATGACGCGACCACGGGTGCGGCCTCGCGGCTTCGGCGTGGGCGGCCTGGACTCGAAGAGGTCGTCGAGGTCCGGGCGTGGTCCGAGGACCCCGTTCATGCGTCCCCCGCGCGGTGACTGGTCTGTGGTGGTTCATCCGGTGTGCCGGACCGTGTCGATGGTGCCGCATCGCGGGTGCGCCTGACCGGGATCTGATCGAAGTCGTCGCGTGGGTTGGCCGGTGGTTCGGTTGGCAGGATGCCCCGATGCCCGCAGAGTTCCGCCCCTCGCTCCTGGTCGCGCTGCTCGTAGGGCTCGCCCTCCTCGCGCTCGCTCTCCAGTGCGCCGCGGTGCTGGTGCAGCACCCCGTGCCGCACGGGGCGTGGCGGGTGGGGCTCAGCGCCGTCGTCGTCACCGGGGTGTGGTGGTTGCTGAACGGACCGTTGGAAGGCCCGACGCTCGTCTTCATCACCTACGGGCACGGACTGACGCTCGGAGACGTCATTGGTGTGCCCGCGCTCCTGCTCGGTGGAGTCGTACTCGCCCTCTCCGTCCCTGCGCCGGCCTGACGTCCGGCAGGGCGGCGTCAGCGACGCTGTTGCGAGGCCAGCAGGGCCACCGTGAAGGCGGTCGCGCCCTGCAGCGTGGTCGGGTCCGTGCCGGTCAGCTCCCGGATGCGCGACAGGCGGTGCCGCACCGAGTTGACGTGCAGGTACTGAGACCTGGCGACGCTCACCAGCGAGCCGTCGGCGGCGAGGAAGGCGCGCAGGGTGTCGAGCAGGCCGGAGTCGCGGCGGCGGTCCGCCTCGGCGAGGGGACGCAGCAGCGCGTCGACGAACGGCGCGAGCACCTCCGGCGGCTGCCCCGCCACGAGCGCGGCGAGCGTGGCCCTGCCGCGGGCCGCGCCGATGGCCTCGGCGGCCTGCGCGGTGAGCGCGGCGGCCAGCTCGGCGCGGGCGCGCCGCAGGGCGGCGCCCAGCTCGCGCCACGGCGTGGGCCCGACCGCACCCCACGGCACGTCGAGCTCGTCAGCGATGGTGGCGAGGTCGAGGTCGTCGGAGGTCACCAGCAGCACCGCCTCGCCCTCGGTGGCCAGGAGGTGCGGCGCGGCGGCCACGGCCAGCGCCAGGTCGCGCGCGGCGCCGAGCGGCCACGCGGAGGCCCTCAGGTGGGCGCGCCCCAGGCCGGCGTCCACGAGCGCCGGCAGCATCGCCTCGGGCGCCAGCTGCCCCTCGGTGAGCAGCTCCAGCAGCTGCCCGGCCCGGCCACCCGCCACCGCGGCCCGCACCCGCAGCGAGGCCAGGTGCTCGGTGAGCCCCATGAACGGGGTGCCCGGCCCGGCCACCAGCAGCGCCAGGCCGTGCGCGGCGCACCCGGCGAGGAGGGCCGGCGGCACCTCGGCGTGCACGTCACCCACCCCGAAGCAGACCCCCACCGACCCCGCACCGCCCACGGCGGCGGTGAAGGCGGCGCACGCGTCGTCGTCGTCCAGCGCCTGGCCGACGGTGCAGACCAGCTCCCCACCGCGCAGGTAGGGGGAGGGGTCCACCAGCTCGGTGGCGTGCGCCCAGCGCACCGCCGCGCCCGCGACGCCCGGCAGCAGCGCGGTGAGCCCCAGCGACGGCTCGGCCACCAGCTCCGCGACGGTCGGCCCGGTGTCCTCCGCGGCCTGCCCGCCGGCGCCGGCACTCCTCAGCACCCGCAGCACGCTACGGCCCGTCCGGGCTGATCAGAGCGCACCCGTTGGAGGTTCCTCCAACCGCCGCCACCGCGCTGGGGG is drawn from Quadrisphaera setariae and contains these coding sequences:
- a CDS encoding lipopolysaccharide biosynthesis protein; amino-acid sequence: MTGTRRAVWRFTDSPAILVVARVSGLALGLLSAPLLARGLSVDDRGTFAATAACLAVIPVLVGLGLPTAVRRLVAGGAEAAAVLGSARILIAIASVFSILLGWLAGRTLLPGLTGAEHWALLGASALSVFQISWVCEATSLSAQQKFRKLAIVNLLQQIVFVSSVATLFCFGELSLLRAILSFSFATVITAAAAPSIARTGLRLSPRFAKQLARDGLRYTGSEIVEVANNRLDQVLMLPVIGAIQAGYYAVAVTLSSLLVGVGQSFAAGSFKQFMQDPFGTAEIRRTLSTATLVSLLGAAMLTCIAPFAIPLVFSSAYREATPVSLVSLIGAFTVVPSSVGAALMLARDRARALMLCQSTGLACGIGTLYVLGPPFGATGAAAASTLGYIAAAIAIFWSLRVPVRCWIPSPATFRSGISVFVYGR
- a CDS encoding glycosyltransferase family 2 protein, translating into MGQASSGVTTVCIVVNYFSSTMIERCLEAMLTELPNRIVIYDNSCDESEYQNLERLKLGYHNLEVLRGAKNLGFGAGVNAAIGHTAQYEPCIFWVLNPDAVPQPGCLNALQEAVEANEMCLVSSVVSFGETPTADQSIWFYRGGYDLIAGKVWHDDFRAPLNKMLESQPKTWTTPFLPGTSFATNLETWERLGGFREDLFLYWEDVELCERAQKSSIKTLVARDALVWHGEGGTTNFGEDGHSKTYYYWMNKNRYVISGTHSGRKFVGNPAVAWETFKCISRPLLTPQKDRLGKTWSAIRGTKDGIMALLWPPRPSEVSK
- a CDS encoding glycosyltransferase, with protein sequence MTIPRKRRPSVISVHHWPLDRYPNWVQALLRFRWLRPRRVIEVSVADDLVEGSTVIYNPVPRGESLRDSGAGVLGPSFDLIAVARHSHEKGLDTLINALGRLPDRHLTLFGSGALTEDLVKLAQNTGVASRVTFAGSRPRPDVLGAMSRCRTLVMPSRWEAMPMSLLEAVSVDSPIVLSDIAAHQRFIEFGAGVPFRVDDDVDLANAIEACGRAVVQAQLVNGRSRLRAEQSESVIGRSWLSLVKSQGGVA
- a CDS encoding O-antigen ligase family protein — encoded protein: MAIAVFLVGILVGRSALGVVLFVLLGAVFLLLLLRPMLWFHVTLVSAFLASPTLFPYGLPIGVTVYVYELTLAGSLIFGLLLLRRPKHASTSMPWVIENKQVTTSLKLYWTPMVAVVIFGVLSGLIRGYDKFEVLGDMRTTYDVAGGAAFVVLAARLGFLRKLGQTWLYVMIASALLITLSSATGFPLNGRSLSAQLYRAGGGMLGAQASANRILTPTTAAALATLAFIVAASVRGVRIPYSQSLLRVATIACILISFFSFSRNALLALGASLLTATLVCLISGKFKIVLRASMRVTLIAVGTLATFAAFAFLPLGNSFVGAQISAYSERVVDGLSPSSRADDSSTQDRLQEDRYMAAGIRQHSIVGSGFGFAYKPAMGPANEFAADQGRFYAHNFHLWVLLKTGVLGLGAWTLLNLGLTVRAMMGWDSGLGVALAGTSVAFLAVMAVSPTPLDFPGSLLYGLLVGLLLIVGNRGKSTLPMVRARSSQLARL
- a CDS encoding IS701 family transposase, with the translated sequence MAAFARHLDDLGRRIAEHAARPETRERIPKVIAALAADLPTKNAWTIAEHAGEDDPHGVQHLLNRASWDEDVASEQLAGFIADYLADPDAILIGDETGDIKKGTATVGVQRQYTGTAGRTENAQVAVYLAYATPRGHALVDREVYLPASWTEDRGRCERAGVPQEVDFATKPTLLGDMVERALAGGLPASWVTADEAYGGDPKLARRLETLSDARVQDDEQGLGYVLAISATRKVPITATTSRPASRVAADLPKRSWQRRSAGAGAHGQRVYEWAQVDLHPRITEKPNSAPRVGGKDGRPTHSKAWAAMLERTTERARARGHRWWLLVRRNPRTGEMAYYLAFAPRPVPLAALVAVAGRRWAIEESFQASKGLTGLDEHQVRRWTSWRRWTLLVMAAHAVLAIATLTARARDRDVARREGLIPLTCAEIRRLVVAAAHRVVEVAFIEAWSYWRRRHQDRARTSHYAARGQVPPTK
- a CDS encoding LCP family protein; protein product: MALVLVVTGAVTAVQLARSATTVQHLGDPFAAIPAADRPTAAPSAPSAPASPMNILVIGSDSRASDGDTDDWTRGGQRSDVLAVLHLSADRTNAQFISIPRDSWVPVPGYGTTKINAAYSYGGAPLAVHTVEQLTGLRIDHVVAIDFVGFAHITDALGGVDICVPQTVTDGIGTVPAGCSTMTGEQALEYVRQRKTLPSGDFDRMHRQQNWIRAVLKGVAGKGLLQDPIRAASVVREVAAWVRTDDGLGDTQLVSLAWDMRGLQRDKVAFLTAPLANPATGREGSASVVYLDQAAGAPLWASLKDDDAATWLAQNPAAALGDTVR
- a CDS encoding helix-turn-helix domain-containing protein; protein product: MLRSAGAGGQAAEDTGPTVAELVAEPSLGLTALLPGVAGAAVRWAHATELVDPSPYLRGGELVCTVGQALDDDDACAAFTAAVGGAGSVGVCFGVGDVHAEVPPALLAGCAAHGLALLVAGPGTPFMGLTEHLASLRVRAAVAGGRAGQLLELLTEGQLAPEAMLPALVDAGLGRAHLRASAWPLGAARDLALAVAAAPHLLATEGEAVLLVTSDDLDLATIADELDVPWGAVGPTPWRELGAALRRARAELAAALTAQAAEAIGAARGRATLAALVAGQPPEVLAPFVDALLRPLAEADRRRDSGLLDTLRAFLAADGSLVSVARSQYLHVNSVRHRLSRIRELTGTDPTTLQGATAFTVALLASQQRR